A single Glycine soja cultivar W05 chromosome 14, ASM419377v2, whole genome shotgun sequence DNA region contains:
- the LOC114384922 gene encoding glutamyl-tRNA reductase 1, chloroplastic-like: protein MAVSTSFSGVKLEALLLKCGSSNAATTTTHISCFGKNRKTLVQSQRGAIRCEASSASDVVADATKKAASVSALEQLKTSAADRYTKERSSIMVIGLSVHSTPVEMREKLAIPEAEWPRAIAELCSLNHIEEAAVLSTCNRMEIYVVALSKHRGVKEVTEWMSKTSGIPVADLCQHQFLLYNKDATQHLFEVSAGLDSLVLGEGQILAQVKQVVKVGQGVNGFGRNISGLFKHAITVGKRVRTETNIAAGAVSVSSAAVELALMKLPEASHANARMLVIGAGKMGKLVIKHLVAKGCTKMVVVNRSQERVTAIHEEIKDVEIIYKPLSEMLTCIGEADVVFTSTASENPLFLKDDVKDLPPATNEVGGRRLFVDISVPRNVGSCLSDLESVRVYNVDDLKEVVAANKEDRLRKAMEAQAIIGEESKQFEAWRDSLETVPTIKKLRAYAERIRLAELEKCLGKMGDDINKKTQRAVDDLSRGIVNKLLHGPMQHLRCDGSDSRTLSETLENMHALNRMFNLETEISVLEQKIRAKVEQKP, encoded by the exons ATGGCTGTTTCAACCAGCTTCTCGGGTGTAAAGTTGGAGGCTTTGTTGCTGAAATGTGGTTCCTCCAATgctgccaccaccaccactcaTATATCATGTTTTGGCAAAAACAGAAAGACACTTGTTCAGAGTCAGAGAGGGGCTATTCGTTGTGAGGCTTCCTCTGCTTCTGATGTTGTGGCTGATGCCACCAAGAAAGCTGCTAGTGTCTCTGCTCTTGAGCAGCTTAAGACCTCTGCAGCTGATA GGTATACAAAGGAAAGGAGCAGCATCATGGTTATTGGACTGAGTGTGCATAGTACACCTGTGGAAATGCGTGAAAAACTTGCCATACCAGAAGCAGAATGGCCAAGAGCCATTGCGGAGCTTTGTAGTCTGAATCATATTGAGGAAGCAGCTGTTCTGAGCACCTGCAACAGAATGGAGATATATGTTGTTGCTCTGTCCAAGCACCGCGGTGTCAAAGAAGTCACTGAATGGATGTCCAAA ACAAGTGGGATCCCGGTTGCAGACCTTTGCCAGCATCAGTTTCTGCTATACAACAAAGATGCAACACAGCACCTTTTTGAAGTATCTGCTGGTCTTGATTCTCTTGTGTTGGGAGAAGGTCAAATCCTTGCCCAGGTGAAGCAGGTTGTCAAAGTTGGACAAGGAGTGAATGGCTTTGGGAGGAACATTAGTGGACTATTCAAGCATGCAATCACTGTGGGGAAGAGGGTTAGAACTGAGACAAACATTGCTGCTGGTGCAGTTTCTGTTAGCTCAGCAGCTGTTGAACTGGCCCTGATGAAGCTACCTGAAGCCTCACATGCCAATGCAAGGATGCTGGTCATTGGAGCTGGGAAAATGGGAAAGCTTGTGATCAAGCATTTGGTGGCAAAAGGGTGCACAAAGATGGTGGTTGTCAATAGAAGTCAGGAGAGAGTTACTGCGATCCACGAAGAAATCAAGGATGTTGAGATAATCTACAAGCCACTCTCGGAGATGCTCACATGTATTGGTGAGGCAGATGTGGTTTTCACCAGCACAGCATCAGAGAATCCATTGTTCTTGAAGGATGATGTCAAGGACCTTCCTCCTGCCACCAATGAAGTTGGTGGCCGTCGCCTGTTCGTCGATATTTCTGTTCCTAGAAATGTTGGATCatgtctctcagaccttgagtCTGTGAGAGTGTACAATGTTGATGACCTTAAGGAGGTTGTGGCAGCCAACAAAGAGGATAGGCTAAGAAAAGCTATGGAGGCTCAAGCAATCATTGGTGAAGAATCAAAACAATTTGAGGCTTGGAGGGACTCATTGGAAACTGTCCCTACCATTAAAAAGTTGAGGGCATATGCTGAAAGAATAAGGTTGGCTGAGCTTGAGAAGTGCCTAGGTAAGATGGGTGATGATATCAACAAGAAGACACAAAGAGCTGTGGATGATCTTAGCAGGGGTATAGTGAATAAGTTGCTTCATGGGCCAATGCAACACTTGAGGTGTGATGGCAGTGACAGCAGGACTCTAAGTGAGACCCTTGAGAACATGCATGCTTTGAATAGAATGTTCAACCTTGAGACTGAAATATCTGTTTTGGAGCAGAAGATTCGAGCCAAGGTGGAGCAAAAGCCATAG